The genomic interval ATAATAATCAATCAATTTCATCTCTCTTGTGTAACATAATTCTGCGTCACTAGCCAAGATGCCATCTCGGATTGAATTCAGTTCCAAAACTTGCTCAGACGTATTGATGATACTGCGGCTTAAAACCAGACTATTGCTCTCGCCATCAAGAGTAAAATTAATCTCTTCTTGATAGCCTGAACCCGACAAAAGCACAGTGCCACCTTGATCAGATAACGTATTGGATAATTCTTGTAGCTTAGAACTTAAGACTCCATTGAGCTCAAATTGTAAATTCCTCCAACCATTACCCTCTTGATCCACAAAGGAAAAAGCTCCATCTTTATAAGTAAAATTCATCTTATTCAACTCTTTTATTTAGCCTGTGGCGGCCAAGGTTTTTTTGTTTCATAGACTTTTATTAGGTCGCTGTAGTAAGCCTTCTCTTTCTGCAAAAGTGCCGAGAAACTATGCTTTCTTTTTTTATTAATAACTTGATCCAGTTCATTATAGGTTTTTCGCTGATAACTCATATGGTAATTGAGTACTTGCTGCATCAAATCCATGCGAATGCTTTGGTAGTCGGCATGGGACCACAAGTTGTTTAATTCATCCGGATCATTGCCGCGATCATAAAGCTCACCCTCACCCGTCTCACGATAGTAAACAAGTCGGTATTGCTTAGTACGTATGGCAGTAGAAGTGTGATGTTCGCAAATAATCGCATCACTACCCTTGGCTTCACCCTTAGCGACTGGAACTAAACTGCGGCCATCCACATTGTCTGGAGCCTGGATATTGCACAAATCACATAGTGTCGCGTACCAATCAACTGATTCAACCAATTCTTTGTTTTTTACACCTGTTGGACCGCCGGGCCATTTGAGTAAAAATGGAATTCGATGAATCGATTCATAGATGCCAAGATTCTTTAAAAAGAGTCCATGCTCACCCGCAAAATCACCGTGATCGGCTGTATAAAAAATGATGGTGTTATCGTACTCTCCCGTTTCTTTGAGGTGATCAATGACGCGACCAATTTCTTCATCAATCTTAGTGATCAATGCATAATAACTGGCCAGGGCCCGTTTGAGTTTGGCTTCATCCGCTACACACATGGGGTAGTCGCCAGGATTCGCCACATAATCTTGCATGAATTGCGGTTTACCAACAAACTTATTCTCAAATAAATCGCTGATACTCTCTGGCAAAACGATATCTTCTGGATTGTACATATCGAAATCTTCTGGAGCCGGCGTAATAGGGTCATGGGGACGCTGAAAACTCATCTTTAAAAAGAAGGGACGATCCTGATCGCGATTTTCCAAAAACTCCAAACTCTTATTGCCCGTGTAATGCTCAATTGAATGCTTATAAGGCAAAGAAGCTGGCTGTGAACCATCGAGTGTCTGTTGACCTTCTTTTGGAGAACCCTCTTCGTAGTGATCTGCTAGGCCACGCTGAGCGAGGTAATCGAAGTAGTGACAAGTATGGGGATCATTATCATCTGCATCACACATATCCGTGTAACGAATGTATTCAAAGCCCTCTTTGTCCCAGCCCGTAATCATGTGACTCTTGCCAACGAGTCCCGTTTGGTAACCAAAACGGCGAAAGAGGCTTGATAGAGTATTAGGATTAGGAGTCGTAACATCGTTATTTCTATTGCCCAAATAGCCGTGATTATTGGTGTATAAGCCAGTGATAAAACTCAGGCGAGAAGGACTGCAAATGGGATTGTTACAAAAGCCCTGTTCAAATTCTACTCCCTCATTAGCCAAATCGTCTAGATTGGGAGTTTTCACATTTGGGTTACCTGCATAACCGGTGCAATTAGCATTGTGCTGATCACTCATCAGCCATAAAACATTTGGTTTAGACATGATTCAACCTACTTATTTAATTTCCATTCATCGTGGTAAACCACATGGGCAAAACGATTATTTTTTTTATCGAATTCGACGGGTAGCCAGACGTAACGAGAATCACCCAAATCATCCTGATTCCAGCGGTCCGCCATAAAGATTACCTGATCTTCTTTGCCGTCTTCCTGAACCACAAGAGCAAAGGAGCTTTGTGACTCAAAAGTCGTCGCTTGGTGCTCGGGGTCACCCTTAAGGCATTCACCACCACGTAGAGTAAACCAATCGCCCATGATGTCTTCTGCTGTAGTCAACCATGCACGGTTATCATTCCAGCCCGTACAGGCGGAAGTGAAGAGATAATAATAGCCATTTTTCTTAATGATTGCGGGTGCTTCGCGAACCATATTGATTAAGATACGGTGCGGTTCCCCTACTGGCTTGGTAAAGCTTTCATCCAGCAAGGAAATATGTATTGTTGAGTTATTCTCAGAAGTATAAATTAAATACCCCTTACCATCATCATCTTTAAAGAGGGTCATATCACGCAACATGCTGTCATTGGGTTGCATACTGCCTAGGTATTCAAAAGGACCTGTTGGTGAATCGGCAATGGCCACCCCACCCTTTGCCCAGGAGTAATCTTCGGCATCCAAGTGGAACCACATGACATACTTGCCTGTCGCATCATTATAAAGTACTTTTGGACGCTCCAAGACATTGCGTGGATGCAATTCATGGCCTTCTTCATTAACAGCTTCAAGAGCCAAGCCTTCATACTTCCAATTGTAGAGGTCTTTGGAGGAATAACAGGATACACCAATTAGCGGAGTACGAGCTGTCCCCAAGGAATTGACCGTTGTTTCGGCATCTTTATTTTCGCCATACCAGTAGTAGGTATCGTCAATTTTGATAATACCACCACCGTGGGCCTGAATTGGTTTACCATCTACATCATTCCAGACTTTTCCCGGTCGAAAGCTATCATAGGGCGCATTGGCATCCGCTTGTGTGTCAAAAGGATTATTTTCTATTGGGTACTGAGCCACCACATCGTTGATGGCTTCATGACCTTTGCGAAGCTGACCATTTTTGCGGATAAAGCAAAGATCTTCTGGAGCGCCCCAGCCATAGACTAAACCAACTTCTTCGCCGTGGGCATCCATCGCTGGACTCTCGCAAAGAATATAAGGAACCATGCCGGCACCAATCTCGAGAAAGACACTTAGTCCAGGGATATTCTCTGCGCGCTTCTCATCATCCCAAGCACCCCATGAGCATTCATTTACACACCAGGGTAAATTGTGCTTATTACAAAAATCAACGGTTTGCTTTACATTCTCACGAAATTTTTCAAGCGTCATGCAGTGAGGCACGTAATAACGGTGTGTTAAAATACAATCCACAAAGTGCACCACTCGCTCGTCAT from Lentisphaera araneosa HTCC2155 carries:
- a CDS encoding sulfatase family protein, which codes for MSKPNVLWLMSDQHNANCTGYAGNPNVKTPNLDDLANEGVEFEQGFCNNPICSPSRLSFITGLYTNNHGYLGNRNNDVTTPNPNTLSSLFRRFGYQTGLVGKSHMITGWDKEGFEYIRYTDMCDADDNDPHTCHYFDYLAQRGLADHYEEGSPKEGQQTLDGSQPASLPYKHSIEHYTGNKSLEFLENRDQDRPFFLKMSFQRPHDPITPAPEDFDMYNPEDIVLPESISDLFENKFVGKPQFMQDYVANPGDYPMCVADEAKLKRALASYYALITKIDEEIGRVIDHLKETGEYDNTIIFYTADHGDFAGEHGLFLKNLGIYESIHRIPFLLKWPGGPTGVKNKELVESVDWYATLCDLCNIQAPDNVDGRSLVPVAKGEAKGSDAIICEHHTSTAIRTKQYRLVYYRETGEGELYDRGNDPDELNNLWSHADYQSIRMDLMQQVLNYHMSYQRKTYNELDQVINKKRKHSFSALLQKEKAYYSDLIKVYETKKPWPPQAK
- a CDS encoding glycoside hydrolase family 43 protein, which produces MKLNNTSLSHIRGFNYQPSFAGHGIPRWLDRFNPATIEEELRRGINYFPWYNTTRIWLSLDAWWDNRELFLKNLQKEVEINRKLGLKVMPVLFNGVPGIPVFGFFTSTDADRILKCKHPDEGGHNLRVLYLDFVKDIAELYAKDDIIAAWDLCNEPGLEYKEEGDFVREAIFLLLEKSAEELRTHGVQAPIGVGNFGPVRDDERVVHFVDCILTHRYYVPHCMTLEKFRENVKQTVDFCNKHNLPWCVNECSWGAWDDEKRAENIPGLSVFLEIGAGMVPYILCESPAMDAHGEEVGLVYGWGAPEDLCFIRKNGQLRKGHEAINDVVAQYPIENNPFDTQADANAPYDSFRPGKVWNDVDGKPIQAHGGGIIKIDDTYYWYGENKDAETTVNSLGTARTPLIGVSCYSSKDLYNWKYEGLALEAVNEEGHELHPRNVLERPKVLYNDATGKYVMWFHLDAEDYSWAKGGVAIADSPTGPFEYLGSMQPNDSMLRDMTLFKDDDGKGYLIYTSENNSTIHISLLDESFTKPVGEPHRILINMVREAPAIIKKNGYYYLFTSACTGWNDNRAWLTTAEDIMGDWFTLRGGECLKGDPEHQATTFESQSSFALVVQEDGKEDQVIFMADRWNQDDLGDSRYVWLPVEFDKKNNRFAHVVYHDEWKLNK